The DNA window GTCCGAGAGCTGGCCGCCGCGGCCCGCGATGTGGCTTCTGGCGACCTCGACCGCCGCATCGACGTCCGAGGTCGCGACGAGCTCGCGGTCCTCGGCGCGGCGTTCAACGCGATGACCGACAACCTGCGCGGCCAGGTCCAGGAGCTGGAGCGCTCCCGCGACGCGCTGCAGGACTCCCTGGACCGCCTCGGTCAGACCCTGTCGTCGACGCTCGACCTCAACCGGACGCTGGCGGCCGTGGTCGAGGCGGCCAGCGCAGCGCTCACCGCGGAGCGCGCGGCGCTGTTCATGCTGGCGCCCGGCCGGAGCGAGCTCTACGTCAAGGTCGCCAGGGGGCTGGCTCCGGACGAGGTCGACCGCACGGTCGCGATGGGCTCCGGCGTGGTGGGGTGGGTGGCGCAGACCGCGTCGGTGGTGCGACTGCCCCAGGACGCCGACGAGGTGCCCGCCCCCGACCCCGGCGAGCCGACCGCGGACGCGTTGCTCGCCGTGCCGCTGTTCAGCCCCGAACTCGGCCAGCTGATCGGCGTCCTGGTGCTCTACGACCGGGCTGACGGGGCGCCGTTCGACGCCGCCGACCTGTACACGCTGCGCTCGTTCGCCGCGCAGGCGTCGGTCGCGATCGAGAACGTCCGCCTGCACCAGGCCACCCAGCAGGCGTCCATCACCGATGGCCTCACCGGGCTGTGGAACCTGAGGTACTTCCGTCAGCGGGCGGAGGAGGAGGTCGAGCGGGCCGCGCGGTTCGGGCACGACCTCGCCATGATCATCCTCGACATCGACCACTTCAAAGCCGTCAACGACCGCTACGGCCACCCGGTTGGCGACACGGTCCTCATCGAGGTCGCACAGCGCGTATCGGCGCAGGTCCGGGAGGTCGACACCGTGGCCCGCTACGGCGGGGAGGAGTTCGTCCTGGTCCTGCCCGAGACCGACCTCCAGGGCGCCGCACGCACTGCGGAGCGGATCCGACAGGCGGTCGGCGCGTCACCCGTCGAGACGGAAGTGGGCGATCTGTGGGTGACGGTGTCGTTGGGTGTGGTGGGGACGCGGGGATCTGAGCGGTCCGTGGACGAGTTGCTCCGCGCAGCCGACCAGGCGATGTACGCGGCGAAGCAGGCGGGACGCGACCGGGTCGTGACCGCCGATGAGGTCCCGCCACGGGTGGCGTCCGAGAC is part of the Actinomycetota bacterium genome and encodes:
- a CDS encoding diguanylate cyclase produces the protein MSLRIRLTVYFSIMVMLPLTVAAVAARAVLIRELETRATDQLTLGLQSVLEQVELVRERAGDLAEDLAARERALGAALSDGDAAAVRAAVESAFGGRGRADVVVVTDEGGAVLAARTEPAQVLADVEVPDEATLAAAATQGRTTPFVVGRARVVEDAGGRTLGWILAGRWVDRRLAEELSGSRFDLTLFVDEQPVATTTGADLAGTDAGRSPAEIVAATLDQAIVQSVAVDDWSIVASSSREPIGAARRWVTLATIAILAVVALTAAALGWLVAQVVVQPVRELAAAARDVASGDLDRRIDVRGRDELAVLGAAFNAMTDNLRGQVQELERSRDALQDSLDRLGQTLSSTLDLNRTLAAVVEAASAALTAERAALFMLAPGRSELYVKVARGLAPDEVDRTVAMGSGVVGWVAQTASVVRLPQDADEVPAPDPGEPTADALLAVPLFSPELGQLIGVLVLYDRADGAPFDAADLYTLRSFAAQASVAIENVRLHQATQQASITDGLTGLWNLRYFRQRAEEEVERAARFGHDLAMIILDIDHFKAVNDRYGHPVGDTVLIEVAQRVSAQVREVDTVARYGGEEFVLVLPETDLQGAARTAERIRQAVGASPVETEVGDLWVTVSLGVVGTRGSERSVDELLRAADQAMYAAKQAGRDRVVTADEVPPRVASETA